In a genomic window of Variovorax paradoxus:
- a CDS encoding restriction endonuclease produces the protein MSRYDYKSLSPLDFEELTRDLLQAEWKVALEAFKSGRDQGIDLRYAPLTGGTTIVQCKHYASSSISNLLSHLRSTELPKVERLRPQRYVLVTSLPLSPADKDKLIVLLRPFILGPADVIGAGDLNGLLSRHPDIERANFKLWLTSATVLDRVLHNAEISQTEFEVERIRRKLPVFVQNKAFPRAQQLLDEHRVVVISGVPGIGKTTLAEMLLYAHLEDGYQPIVMQTDVGEGKRLFRQQSKQIFYYDDFLGQTFLGDQRTYLGSNHDAALVNFMDMVRNTPYSRFVLTTREHILRRAFQISERFLHSTMMAHRCVLGLGDYSFGQRARILYNHLYFSDLPLAYKDVILQDDFFLEIIKHDQFNPRLVEWLASLTRLQSPPSEQYKPRITALLQSPEGLWSHAFATQISDAGRDLLLALYSLGQRVDVVDLEPAFEAIHRGNSERYNRPHSPGDFRTALQELDGAFLSYRSGYAEFINPSIRDFAASVICRTPAIAFNLAADTIRFRQLANVWDLAIERPDQPLRAAIAADATRFKSALKQVLYGESTRWEKTAKGIFGSSIDTAEEARLTKLVEICEALQDRGLLRLCEEYGTHLVDRWGKRSIDFRDTLNALESMKERTWYLSQGGQSIHRTVLDGLLGHLEMASASDWLALLQFPDSALEWSHRDEQQLSEALTHYRSEGVRYDIDDCTDTSELNDLRTSLTELAQQYGLDFARTIALIDETISEREEREPEYEGGGYSKSTAASQAEVVTDDEVREMFKTLRE, from the coding sequence ATGAGCCGCTATGACTACAAATCGCTGTCTCCCCTGGATTTCGAAGAGCTGACCAGGGATTTGCTGCAGGCCGAGTGGAAGGTCGCGCTGGAGGCTTTCAAGAGCGGGCGCGATCAAGGCATTGATCTCCGCTACGCCCCGCTGACGGGCGGCACGACAATCGTGCAGTGCAAGCACTACGCGTCGTCGTCCATCAGCAATTTGCTGTCGCATCTGCGTAGCACTGAGCTTCCCAAGGTGGAGCGGCTTCGCCCACAGCGCTATGTCCTTGTAACTTCGCTGCCGCTTTCACCGGCCGACAAGGACAAGCTGATCGTGCTTCTCCGGCCTTTCATCCTGGGGCCAGCCGATGTCATCGGTGCCGGCGATCTGAACGGCCTGTTGAGCCGCCACCCCGATATCGAACGCGCCAACTTCAAGCTCTGGCTCACGAGCGCGACGGTATTGGATCGCGTGTTGCACAACGCCGAAATCTCGCAGACCGAATTTGAAGTCGAGCGTATCCGGCGTAAGTTGCCTGTGTTCGTTCAGAACAAGGCGTTCCCGCGCGCTCAGCAGCTACTGGACGAACATCGGGTCGTCGTCATTTCAGGGGTTCCCGGCATTGGCAAGACGACTCTGGCCGAGATGCTGCTATACGCCCATCTGGAAGACGGCTACCAGCCCATCGTGATGCAAACCGACGTGGGCGAGGGCAAGCGGCTCTTTCGTCAGCAAAGCAAGCAGATTTTTTACTACGACGACTTTCTTGGCCAAACGTTCCTCGGTGACCAACGCACCTATCTCGGCAGCAACCACGATGCAGCCTTGGTGAACTTCATGGACATGGTGCGTAACACGCCGTACAGCAGGTTCGTCTTAACCACGCGAGAGCACATCCTGCGCCGCGCGTTCCAGATTTCGGAGCGCTTTCTGCACAGCACGATGATGGCTCACCGCTGCGTGCTGGGACTGGGCGACTATTCCTTCGGGCAACGCGCCAGAATTCTCTACAACCACTTGTATTTCAGCGATCTTCCCCTCGCGTACAAGGACGTGATCCTGCAGGATGACTTTTTCCTTGAGATCATCAAGCACGACCAATTCAATCCGCGCTTGGTCGAATGGCTGGCATCGCTGACCCGTCTGCAATCACCGCCGTCGGAGCAGTACAAGCCACGCATCACGGCGCTACTTCAGTCGCCTGAGGGCCTGTGGTCTCATGCATTCGCGACGCAAATTTCCGACGCTGGACGCGACCTTTTGTTGGCGCTCTATAGCCTTGGTCAGCGGGTTGATGTGGTGGACCTCGAACCCGCTTTCGAGGCAATTCATCGAGGAAATTCGGAACGCTACAACCGGCCGCATAGCCCCGGCGACTTTCGCACGGCGCTTCAAGAACTCGACGGCGCCTTCCTGTCATACCGCTCGGGGTATGCCGAATTCATCAACCCGTCCATCCGGGACTTCGCCGCCAGCGTCATCTGTCGCACACCGGCAATTGCCTTCAATCTTGCGGCTGACACGATCCGGTTCAGACAGCTTGCGAACGTCTGGGACTTGGCGATCGAGCGACCTGACCAGCCGCTGCGCGCCGCGATAGCTGCCGATGCCACGCGCTTTAAGTCGGCGTTGAAGCAGGTCTTGTATGGCGAGTCGACACGATGGGAGAAAACGGCGAAGGGGATCTTCGGATCTTCGATCGACACGGCTGAAGAAGCCCGCTTGACGAAGCTCGTCGAGATTTGCGAAGCGCTGCAGGACCGAGGGCTTCTCCGCCTGTGCGAAGAGTATGGAACGCACCTCGTCGATCGTTGGGGAAAGCGGAGCATCGACTTTCGAGACACGCTCAACGCCCTGGAATCAATGAAAGAGCGCACCTGGTATCTGAGCCAGGGGGGCCAATCCATCCATCGCACAGTGCTGGACGGGCTGCTCGGCCACCTCGAAATGGCGAGCGCGTCTGACTGGTTGGCCTTGCTTCAGTTCCCGGACTCTGCGCTGGAATGGTCACATCGGGATGAGCAGCAACTGAGCGAAGCCCTGACGCACTACCGGAGTGAAGGCGTTCGGTATGACATTGATGACTGCACCGATACCAGTGAACTGAACGACTTGCGAACTTCTTTGACCGAGTTGGCCCAGCAATACGGCCTTGACTTTGCGCGCACCATCGCTTTGATCGACGAAACGATAAGCGAACGCGAGGAGCGAGAGCCGGAATATGAAGGCGGCGGGTATTCCAAGTCAACGGCGGCGAGTCAAGCAGAGGTGGTTACTGACGATGAAGTTCGCGAGATGTTCAAGACACTCCGCGAATAG
- a CDS encoding DNA-binding transcriptional regulator, whose protein sequence is MHKMKSPIIEAVRDTAKGLYKAGVMDQITLREFDPLWLPPVEPLEPAEIKRIRESAHVSQAVFARLLNTSLSTVQKWEIGQKKPAGTALKLLRLVQKRGLEAVA, encoded by the coding sequence ATGCACAAGATGAAGTCACCCATCATTGAAGCCGTGCGCGACACGGCCAAAGGGCTGTACAAGGCCGGCGTGATGGATCAAATCACGCTGCGCGAATTCGACCCGCTCTGGTTGCCGCCGGTCGAGCCGTTGGAGCCTGCCGAGATCAAGCGCATCCGCGAAAGCGCGCATGTCAGCCAAGCGGTGTTTGCGCGCCTACTGAACACGAGTCTCTCGACTGTTCAAAAGTGGGAGATCGGGCAGAAGAAGCCCGCAGGCACTGCACTCAAGCTGCTGCGTCTGGTTCAGAAGCGGGGCCTGGAGGCTGTCGCATGA
- a CDS encoding S8 family peptidase, with protein sequence MQGAAQALSGNWKQRQAQRLGQALPVIPNGIPILLKVDPRLDLDVLREYFDFEIVAEQEEGYVIVASADIDVASFLAMVNGFAVNIHGSATIASIYQLFDDPNQTDRLGRILSERLFAEWGNIADAQDFIVDVGIACAGTQEIPAVPKRGKRDTDASWASKELDWSQKRNAAYDTWEALKIERENQIESFRAVYQGEILHNIDGAPFSAGVLPDSFTVRLKILGKGLKDFILNYPYIFEVLEPEDIVLPQAVPAQAGQAGQQVAPTPPNADAPAVCVIDSGIQEGHPLLQPAVDQVASHCFLPGTAATAVADEVAPGGHGTRVAGAVLYGEEIPKAGTPALPFWIQNARVLDAQNLMPVTLFPPEAIRQAVERFNEGARQTRIFNHSINARGYCRTRYMSAWAAEIDQLCSERDVLVVQSAGNLPIEGAGPLLGIREHLAGGRDYPGYLTEDSVRVANPGQSLQALTVGSVAYDVAESDAWRTFAIQPDGPSAFSRTGPGIWSVIKPEVVAYGGDAVRTSNNPPDIQGGGRIPAACPELVRSTLHAGGPASDRDDAGTSYAAPKVARIAAQVQRVLPDEPALLYRALVVQSAQWPTWAEDVLTRLRNPPVNQPQAEKQALLDAASHALRCLGYGIPDEQRATANTDHRTTFITSGETQIHAAECHVYQVPIPPELRKQADEFDVRIDVTLSYVAQPRRTRRNLRRYLSTWVDWKTSNLGEGLNDFRVRALKNVANDDEPLPGSTLPWTLHEKPQWGVIRDHKRNSGTVQKDWAVVRSNALPDHFCIAVVGHQGWSHDPGSVARYALAVTFEIQGGEITIYEPLRAAIAELQAQTEEIEAEAEMEVEVGE encoded by the coding sequence CTGCAAGGTGCCGCACAAGCACTGTCGGGCAATTGGAAGCAGCGCCAAGCACAACGCCTGGGCCAAGCACTGCCGGTCATACCGAACGGCATTCCCATCCTGCTTAAGGTGGACCCGAGGCTAGACCTCGATGTGCTGCGGGAGTACTTCGATTTCGAGATCGTGGCGGAGCAGGAAGAGGGCTATGTCATCGTCGCGTCGGCAGACATCGACGTGGCGTCGTTCCTCGCCATGGTCAATGGCTTTGCCGTGAACATTCATGGCTCGGCCACGATTGCCAGCATCTATCAGTTGTTTGACGACCCCAATCAGACCGACCGGCTCGGCCGTATCCTGTCGGAACGGCTCTTTGCCGAATGGGGCAACATCGCCGACGCTCAAGACTTTATTGTCGATGTCGGCATCGCCTGTGCCGGCACCCAGGAAATCCCAGCGGTGCCAAAGCGCGGCAAACGCGATACTGACGCCTCCTGGGCTTCGAAAGAACTCGACTGGTCGCAAAAGCGCAATGCCGCCTATGACACCTGGGAAGCGCTGAAGATCGAGCGCGAGAACCAGATTGAAAGTTTCCGCGCGGTTTACCAGGGCGAGATCCTCCACAATATCGATGGCGCACCGTTCAGTGCCGGCGTGCTGCCCGACAGCTTCACGGTTCGGCTCAAGATTTTGGGGAAGGGGCTCAAGGACTTCATCCTGAACTATCCCTACATCTTCGAAGTTTTGGAGCCCGAAGACATCGTTCTGCCGCAAGCGGTCCCAGCCCAGGCCGGTCAGGCAGGCCAACAGGTTGCTCCGACTCCGCCCAATGCGGATGCGCCAGCGGTCTGTGTGATCGACAGCGGCATTCAGGAGGGGCACCCCTTGCTTCAGCCGGCTGTCGATCAGGTCGCATCGCACTGCTTTCTGCCTGGAACGGCCGCCACAGCGGTAGCGGATGAAGTCGCGCCCGGAGGCCACGGCACCAGGGTGGCCGGAGCCGTGCTTTACGGCGAGGAAATCCCCAAGGCCGGTACGCCGGCACTGCCGTTCTGGATTCAGAACGCGCGCGTGCTCGATGCGCAAAACCTGATGCCTGTCACGCTTTTCCCGCCGGAGGCCATACGGCAAGCCGTCGAGCGCTTCAACGAGGGGGCGCGACAGACGCGCATCTTCAATCACTCCATCAACGCGCGCGGCTATTGCCGTACGCGCTACATGTCCGCATGGGCGGCGGAGATCGACCAGCTTTGCAGTGAGCGTGACGTGCTGGTGGTGCAGAGCGCGGGGAACCTACCGATCGAAGGGGCCGGGCCATTGCTTGGCATCCGCGAGCACCTTGCCGGTGGCCGGGACTACCCCGGCTATCTCACCGAGGATTCCGTCCGGGTCGCCAATCCCGGTCAGAGCCTGCAAGCACTGACCGTCGGTTCCGTGGCCTACGACGTTGCGGAATCAGACGCATGGCGCACCTTCGCGATCCAGCCCGATGGCCCGTCTGCCTTTTCTCGAACGGGGCCAGGCATCTGGAGCGTCATCAAGCCGGAAGTCGTTGCTTACGGCGGCGATGCCGTCCGCACGTCCAACAACCCGCCCGATATCCAAGGTGGCGGCCGCATCCCGGCTGCTTGCCCCGAGCTGGTCCGGTCAACGCTGCATGCAGGGGGTCCGGCGTCCGACCGCGACGATGCAGGCACTTCCTATGCTGCCCCCAAAGTCGCGCGCATCGCGGCCCAGGTGCAGCGTGTGCTGCCCGACGAACCGGCGCTGCTTTACCGCGCGCTTGTCGTGCAATCGGCGCAATGGCCGACCTGGGCGGAAGACGTGCTGACGCGCCTGCGCAATCCTCCCGTTAACCAACCGCAGGCAGAGAAGCAGGCCTTGCTGGATGCGGCATCACATGCGCTGCGCTGCTTGGGGTACGGCATCCCCGATGAACAACGCGCCACGGCCAACACCGATCACCGCACGACATTCATCACCAGCGGCGAAACCCAGATTCACGCGGCCGAATGCCACGTCTATCAAGTGCCGATCCCGCCGGAGCTTCGCAAACAGGCGGATGAATTCGATGTGCGGATTGATGTCACGCTTTCCTACGTGGCCCAGCCTCGCCGCACGCGCCGAAACTTGCGGCGTTATCTCTCGACCTGGGTTGACTGGAAGACCAGCAACCTCGGCGAGGGTCTCAACGACTTCCGGGTACGCGCCCTGAAGAACGTCGCCAATGACGACGAGCCGTTGCCCGGATCGACCTTGCCATGGACCTTGCATGAAAAGCCGCAGTGGGGCGTGATTCGCGATCACAAGCGAAACAGCGGCACGGTGCAAAAGGACTGGGCCGTCGTTCGCTCGAACGCGTTGCCTGATCACTTCTGCATCGCCGTGGTGGGTCATCAAGGTTGGAGCCACGATCCAGGTTCAGTCGCCCGCTATGCCCTTGCGGTGACGTTTGAAATTCAGGGCGGCGAGATCACAATATACGAACCCCTGCGCGCCGCCATTGCCGAACTGCAAGCCCAGACGGAAGAGATCGAGGCGGAGGCGGAAATGGAAGTCGAAGTCGGCGAGTAA
- a CDS encoding ATP-binding protein, whose amino-acid sequence MNADILKRVVRAIADGSQSDLDRLASKIVEAERKTGHVRLAAQLEAILKQPKAKRPDTPSAAANADRTLKELPLSRRHGENLATLIPHDQLEHHMVLPDVVEQRFARIEAEYAARDRLRVFGFKPRKTVLLYGPPGCGKSLGAKRLAWNTGLPLMKVRFDVLISSFFGESAQNLRSIFSAAREKPCVLLLDECDFIARSRTASKDIGEVSRIVNSLLQLMEEYDAPGLLVATTNLESALDPALFRRFDDVFSIPLPGPEEIEKLLRMTLSTVRFEKPMHWDQLASKLNGSSAAMVVKAAQDAAKAAVLAGGQTLVHGMLAQTIEELQRHDAAHRG is encoded by the coding sequence ATGAATGCCGATATTCTCAAAAGAGTAGTACGAGCCATTGCAGATGGCTCACAGAGTGACTTGGATCGGCTGGCGAGCAAGATCGTCGAAGCTGAACGGAAGACCGGACATGTCCGGCTCGCCGCTCAGCTCGAAGCGATCCTGAAGCAGCCCAAAGCCAAACGGCCCGACACGCCCTCAGCGGCGGCGAATGCCGATCGGACGCTCAAAGAACTGCCCCTCAGCCGCCGCCATGGCGAAAACTTGGCCACGCTCATCCCGCACGATCAGCTTGAGCATCACATGGTGCTGCCGGACGTGGTCGAGCAGCGCTTCGCGCGCATTGAGGCGGAATATGCCGCCCGTGATCGCCTGCGCGTCTTCGGGTTCAAGCCGCGGAAGACGGTGCTGCTCTACGGCCCGCCCGGCTGCGGCAAATCCCTGGGGGCCAAGCGTCTTGCCTGGAACACAGGCCTGCCGCTGATGAAGGTACGGTTCGACGTGCTAATTTCATCTTTCTTCGGCGAGTCGGCGCAGAACCTACGCTCGATCTTCAGCGCTGCGCGGGAAAAGCCCTGCGTGCTGCTGCTCGACGAATGCGACTTCATCGCGAGGTCGCGCACCGCGTCAAAAGACATCGGCGAGGTATCCCGCATCGTCAATTCGCTGCTCCAACTCATGGAGGAGTACGACGCACCGGGCCTGCTGGTCGCAACAACCAATCTGGAATCGGCTCTCGACCCCGCGTTGTTCCGCCGCTTTGATGATGTGTTCTCGATCCCGCTGCCAGGCCCAGAGGAGATCGAAAAGCTGCTGCGCATGACGCTCTCCACCGTGCGCTTTGAAAAGCCGATGCATTGGGACCAATTGGCTTCGAAGCTGAACGGCTCTTCTGCGGCGATGGTGGTCAAAGCAGCGCAGGATGCGGCAAAGGCCGCTGTTCTCGCAGGCGGCCAGACCCTGGTGCATGGCATGCTGGCGCAAACTATCGAAGAACTGCAGCGGCACGACGCGGCGCACAGGGGATAA